In a single window of the Coprothermobacter proteolyticus DSM 5265 genome:
- a CDS encoding UDP-galactopyranose mutase: MFEQYSLKQWGFKPEQMDADVVGRIPVVLNYDSRYFQDRYQAVPREGYTQMITNMLSNKRIKVMLGTNFMDIAHLQEGKVYIMGQEFRGSVYYTGKVDELAGFVFGLLPYRSFKLQFERINVEYFQDVAQVNYPNQYDFTRITEFKHIQPSESKDTVILKEYPLEHVHGENDPFYPVFNKESRGRYEKYAEFLQQYKQIILVGRLAEYKYYDMDDVVARALDVVEQAMQG, translated from the coding sequence GTGTTTGAGCAGTACAGCTTGAAGCAGTGGGGTTTCAAACCAGAACAAATGGATGCAGACGTGGTTGGGCGGATACCTGTTGTACTAAATTATGACTCAAGGTATTTTCAAGATCGGTACCAGGCTGTACCACGGGAGGGTTATACGCAGATGATTACGAACATGCTTTCCAACAAGAGAATAAAAGTTATGCTTGGCACTAATTTCATGGATATTGCTCACCTACAGGAAGGGAAAGTCTATATTATGGGGCAAGAGTTTAGGGGCAGCGTTTACTATACAGGTAAGGTGGATGAATTGGCCGGTTTCGTTTTTGGGCTTCTACCTTACAGAAGCTTTAAGTTGCAATTTGAGAGAATAAACGTTGAATATTTCCAGGATGTGGCTCAAGTAAATTATCCGAATCAGTACGACTTCACTAGGATTACTGAGTTCAAGCACATTCAACCAAGTGAAAGCAAGGATACTGTCATCCTTAAGGAGTATCCATTGGAACATGTGCACGGAGAGAACGATCCATTTTACCCAGTGTTTAACAAGGAAAGTCGCGGAAGATACGAAAAGTATGCCGAGTTTTTACAGCAATATAAACAAATAATACTGGTTGGTAGGCTAGCAGAGTACAAATATTATGATATGGACGATGTTGTGGCACGCGCTCTCGATGTTGTGGAACAGGCAATGCAAGGGTAG
- a CDS encoding NAD(P)-binding protein, with protein sequence MINCIVVSAGLAGATIAEQLANKYSQNVLAIESRFNVAWHCYDKLGKSGIRLHMYGPHLFHTDNSKVWTYLSHFTDWDMYEHRALVVIHGEKVPVPFNFVSLEALFPPALAERIESKLLDIFGSDRKINILDLRSKHDEDLELLANFIIKMCLSSTA encoded by the coding sequence TTGATTAATTGTATAGTAGTAAGTGCAGGATTAGCTGGTGCGACTATAGCTGAACAACTTGCTAATAAATACTCCCAAAACGTGTTAGCAATAGAGAGCAGATTTAACGTTGCTTGGCATTGCTACGATAAACTTGGCAAATCTGGGATACGCTTACACATGTACGGTCCTCACTTATTTCACACCGACAATTCAAAAGTCTGGACCTATCTATCACATTTTACTGATTGGGACATGTACGAACATCGTGCACTTGTTGTCATTCACGGCGAAAAAGTTCCGGTACCATTCAACTTCGTTTCTCTTGAGGCTCTTTTCCCTCCAGCACTTGCTGAGCGCATAGAAAGTAAGTTATTAGACATATTTGGTTCTGATAGGAAGATCAACATTCTAGATTTGAGAAGCAAGCATGATGAAGATTTAGAACTATTGGCGAACTTTATTATAAAAATGTGTTTGAGCAGTACAGCTTGA
- a CDS encoding glycosyltransferase family 2 protein encodes MSAFLGVNPVVNNEKNSLPLVSIIIDNYNYGRFIQDAIESALNQTYPNIEVIVVDDGSTDNSREIISRYASAGLVKAVLKENGGQASAMNAGFEVSSGDLVVFLDSDDVLKPEAIEVAVKTWHPGVSKVQWRLEAIDGQGSSIELFFPPLNAHLLNGNVQHIAKRWFYFGLSPQSGNLYPRDFLEIAMPLPEEEWRICADYPLIAAAVFYGEIISLPDVLGLYRLHGGNAVGKKSAKISVVLEQNDKVRRYLHERFCRFAKGIVSSGLDEKRLKLVNAILSKENGIPYVSRVRTGFCGALDSLVYPFFTSFSKRVLSFIWFLLVGVLPSSLAKFVAVQGIPDGNTVG; translated from the coding sequence ATGTCTGCGTTTTTAGGGGTGAATCCTGTGGTCAATAATGAAAAGAATAGTTTACCTCTTGTAAGCATTATAATTGACAACTATAACTATGGAAGATTCATCCAGGATGCTATAGAAAGCGCTTTGAATCAGACCTATCCTAACATTGAAGTCATAGTCGTTGATGACGGTTCTACTGACAATTCCAGGGAAATCATTAGTAGATATGCCTCTGCTGGGCTTGTAAAGGCAGTGCTAAAAGAGAATGGTGGGCAGGCGTCAGCCATGAATGCGGGGTTTGAAGTGTCAAGTGGTGACTTGGTAGTGTTTTTGGATTCTGACGATGTGCTTAAGCCCGAAGCTATCGAAGTAGCCGTTAAAACATGGCACCCTGGCGTTAGCAAAGTGCAGTGGCGTTTAGAGGCGATTGACGGGCAAGGCAGCTCTATAGAACTGTTTTTTCCACCTCTGAATGCTCATCTGCTTAACGGGAACGTGCAACACATTGCGAAAAGGTGGTTTTACTTTGGTTTAAGCCCACAGAGTGGAAATTTGTACCCGCGTGATTTCTTGGAAATTGCAATGCCTTTGCCAGAAGAGGAATGGCGCATTTGCGCGGATTATCCATTAATTGCGGCAGCTGTTTTTTACGGGGAGATAATTTCTTTACCAGATGTTCTTGGTTTGTATCGCTTACATGGGGGAAATGCAGTTGGAAAGAAATCTGCAAAAATAAGTGTTGTTTTAGAACAAAATGACAAAGTCCGTAGGTACCTTCATGAAAGGTTTTGCAGGTTTGCAAAAGGCATAGTTTCGAGCGGATTAGACGAAAAAAGGCTAAAGTTGGTCAATGCGATTCTTTCAAAGGAAAACGGAATACCATATGTCTCACGGGTTAGAACCGGCTTTTGTGGTGCTCTAGATTCTTTAGTGTATCCGTTTTTTACTAGTTTCTCAAAGAGAGTTCTGAGCTTTATTTGGTTTTTACTTGTCGGTGTTCTCCCCAGCTCATTAGCTAAATTTGTGGCTGTGCAAGGAATTCCGGACGGGAATACTGTGGGTTAA
- a CDS encoding UDP-glucose dehydrogenase family protein: MKITVIGGGYVGLTTGICFSYVGHDVDIVEKDHARFSALELGKLPIYEPGLDDLLQKSRSRITFSNKVNRALLNGSELIVIAVGTPPKDDGDADLTFLHAAVEEVISYLDRSAQAVVAIKSTVPVGTNDMLAEKFGLILAGHRVQFVSNPEFLREGHAVYDTLYPDRIVVGARDRDAVGVLREAYGPILQRSFVKPDFITDGTEKDLPYFIVTTPKSAELVKYASNAFLALKISYINEIAMLCEKVGANVRDVALGMGTDSRIGRSFLNAGIGWGGSCFPKDTSALIRTSEKHGSELSIVRAAVKVNDNMKDYFVKNVESTLGDLQGKTVAVLGLSFKPNTDDVRDSPAMELVDRLVKKGAVVKATDPIAIENARKVLPESDKVIYEEDVYKALEDVDCVLITTEWPHWSKLNFERMARIVRQKLIFDGRNCLDKELLEGLGFFYKGVGR, encoded by the coding sequence ATGAAAATTACAGTGATTGGCGGGGGCTATGTAGGTTTAACTACTGGTATTTGTTTTTCATACGTTGGTCATGATGTGGACATTGTAGAGAAAGACCATGCAAGGTTCAGTGCACTTGAGCTGGGGAAATTGCCAATATATGAGCCAGGATTAGATGATCTTCTACAAAAATCGAGAAGTCGTATAACGTTTTCAAATAAGGTTAATAGGGCTTTACTAAATGGCAGTGAGTTAATTGTTATTGCGGTTGGTACTCCTCCGAAAGATGACGGAGACGCTGACCTAACCTTCTTGCATGCTGCTGTTGAAGAGGTTATAAGTTACTTAGATAGGAGTGCTCAGGCAGTCGTGGCGATAAAATCGACTGTTCCCGTAGGAACTAATGACATGTTGGCGGAGAAGTTCGGATTAATTTTAGCCGGCCATAGAGTGCAATTTGTTTCCAATCCTGAGTTCTTGAGGGAAGGCCATGCCGTATATGACACGCTGTATCCAGACAGAATTGTGGTCGGCGCAAGAGATCGCGACGCTGTAGGTGTATTAAGAGAAGCATATGGTCCCATACTACAGCGCTCCTTTGTGAAACCGGATTTTATTACCGACGGCACTGAAAAGGATTTGCCATACTTTATCGTTACTACGCCTAAGAGTGCCGAACTGGTGAAGTACGCGTCTAATGCTTTTCTTGCTTTGAAGATTAGCTACATTAACGAAATCGCAATGTTGTGTGAGAAAGTAGGAGCAAACGTAAGAGATGTTGCTCTGGGTATGGGCACAGATTCACGGATTGGTCGCAGTTTCTTAAACGCTGGAATAGGTTGGGGAGGAAGCTGTTTTCCAAAAGACACGTCAGCTCTAATAAGAACCAGTGAGAAGCATGGTTCCGAATTGTCCATTGTCAGGGCGGCTGTCAAAGTAAACGATAACATGAAAGATTATTTTGTTAAGAACGTTGAATCTACACTGGGCGACTTACAAGGAAAGACTGTGGCTGTACTGGGGCTTTCCTTTAAGCCTAATACTGATGACGTGCGGGACTCGCCTGCCATGGAGCTTGTCGACCGTTTAGTCAAGAAAGGTGCCGTTGTAAAGGCTACTGATCCAATAGCCATTGAAAATGCAAGGAAGGTACTCCCTGAGTCTGACAAGGTGATTTACGAAGAAGACGTGTACAAAGCATTGGAAGATGTGGATTGTGTTCTCATCACTACTGAATGGCCTCATTGGAGTAAGCTGAACTTTGAGCGCATGGCTAGAATTGTTCGCCAGAAGTTGATATTTGACGGGAGGAACTGTTTGGACAAAGAACTTCTTGAAGGGCTTGGTTTTTTTTATAAAGGAGTGGGAAGATGA
- the gpmA gene encoding 2,3-diphosphoglycerate-dependent phosphoglycerate mutase, giving the protein MYKVVMIRHGESEWNKLNLFTGWTDVDLSDRGVEEAIWAGKKLKEEGYTFDVAFTSVLKRAIKTLNLVLEQMNLDWIPVYKHWRLNERHYGALQGLNKAEMTERYGEQQVLLWRRSYDVPPPPLEKTDPRWPGNDPRYALVPEDELPLCESLKDTEARVVPYWADMIVPAIKEGKKVLISAHGNSMRAIVKYLDKMSGEEIAKTNIPTGIPLVYELDESMRPIRHYYLADEDFLKAKEQEVANQIYKK; this is encoded by the coding sequence ATGTATAAAGTTGTCATGATAAGGCACGGGGAAAGCGAATGGAATAAGCTGAATTTGTTCACTGGTTGGACTGATGTGGACCTTTCTGATAGAGGTGTAGAAGAAGCCATTTGGGCTGGTAAGAAACTAAAAGAAGAAGGTTACACCTTTGATGTTGCATTTACTTCCGTACTGAAACGTGCCATTAAAACGTTGAATTTGGTGCTTGAACAGATGAATCTGGATTGGATCCCTGTGTACAAGCATTGGAGACTGAATGAGCGCCATTATGGTGCTCTGCAGGGCTTGAATAAAGCAGAAATGACCGAAAGATATGGTGAGCAGCAGGTACTCCTGTGGAGGCGTTCTTATGATGTACCACCGCCACCACTGGAAAAGACAGACCCAAGGTGGCCTGGCAATGATCCACGTTATGCGCTTGTTCCTGAAGACGAACTACCACTTTGCGAGTCTTTGAAGGATACCGAAGCGCGTGTGGTCCCTTATTGGGCTGACATGATCGTACCTGCCATAAAAGAGGGCAAAAAGGTACTCATTTCCGCTCACGGTAACAGTATGCGTGCCATTGTGAAGTATTTGGATAAGATGAGCGGTGAAGAAATTGCGAAGACGAATATTCCCACGGGTATTCCGCTGGTTTACGAGCTTGATGAGTCTATGAGGCCCATCAGGCACTACTACTTGGCTGATGAGGACTTCTTAAAAGCCAAGGAGCAAGAAGTAGCTAACCAGATTTACAAGAAATAG
- the polX gene encoding DNA polymerase/3'-5' exonuclease PolX: MTNQEVANLLRQIAKILEIKGDSTFRIRAYEEAATRVENLAEPIEDIWKRGELTNVPGIGESIAAKIEEYLKTGKSSYLEEISKDIPKGLFEMMEVPGIGPRLAWRLYTEAGIQSIEELERALVEHKLQGLRGFGAKMEKKLLDGIQMYRQLSGRIPLYLALPIVHNVITYLKGHAKFVDIAPAGSLRRGRADIGDCDVLVATDDPIPVMEAFVKMPGVAQVLAKGDTKASVFTGGLQVDLRAVPVESWGAALQYFTGSKAHNIKLRELAIKKGYKLNEYGLFKMDTDEKVAGRTEEEIYNALGLPWIPPTMREDRGEIELAMTGKLPRLVEMKDIKGDLHVHSTFSDGTDTVETMARKAKEMGYEWLVISDHATGLGVVGGLKPEDLPDYIAAIKEAEKKVGIRIFVGLEGNIKADGTFLFTDDRVEVLIAAIHTALNQEKEKILDRYEKTFKEAKPHIVAHPTGRILGRRGGLNVTSSEVLQLCNKYDVVPELNCTPMRLDIDDVGVLTAVTQYHMPVALGTDSHDAEELVNMELGVIQAQRGWADPDHVINTWSAEKVEEWLRSGHKQ, encoded by the coding sequence ATGACTAACCAAGAAGTGGCTAATCTGCTTAGGCAGATTGCCAAGATACTGGAAATAAAGGGGGACAGCACCTTTAGGATAAGGGCTTATGAGGAAGCGGCTACAAGAGTGGAAAACCTTGCTGAGCCCATTGAGGATATTTGGAAGCGTGGTGAGCTTACCAATGTTCCAGGTATTGGAGAAAGCATAGCTGCGAAAATTGAAGAATACCTAAAGACGGGGAAAAGTTCTTACTTGGAGGAAATATCCAAAGATATCCCTAAGGGGCTTTTCGAGATGATGGAAGTGCCAGGCATTGGGCCGCGTTTGGCTTGGCGCCTTTACACGGAGGCTGGTATTCAAAGCATTGAGGAGTTGGAAAGGGCTTTGGTGGAGCATAAACTTCAAGGGCTGCGTGGCTTTGGCGCAAAAATGGAAAAGAAGCTCTTAGATGGGATACAGATGTACAGGCAGCTGAGCGGTAGAATACCGCTGTACTTGGCTCTGCCCATTGTTCATAACGTGATTACATATCTCAAAGGTCATGCTAAGTTCGTGGACATCGCACCAGCAGGCAGTTTAAGAAGGGGCAGAGCGGATATTGGGGATTGTGACGTGCTAGTGGCAACTGATGACCCCATTCCTGTGATGGAGGCTTTTGTGAAGATGCCCGGTGTTGCTCAGGTGCTCGCCAAAGGTGATACCAAGGCTTCTGTTTTTACTGGTGGTTTGCAGGTGGATTTAAGAGCAGTGCCAGTGGAGTCGTGGGGCGCAGCTTTGCAGTACTTCACGGGTTCTAAGGCGCACAACATAAAACTGCGAGAGCTTGCCATAAAGAAAGGTTACAAGCTCAACGAATACGGGCTCTTTAAGATGGACACCGATGAAAAGGTAGCAGGGCGCACTGAGGAAGAAATTTACAATGCCTTAGGCTTGCCTTGGATTCCGCCTACTATGAGGGAAGATAGAGGGGAAATTGAACTTGCCATGACAGGCAAACTGCCGCGTTTAGTGGAGATGAAGGATATAAAAGGTGATTTACACGTGCACAGTACTTTTTCCGATGGTACCGACACGGTGGAAACCATGGCAAGGAAGGCAAAGGAAATGGGATATGAATGGCTGGTTATTAGCGACCACGCCACTGGCTTAGGGGTTGTTGGCGGCTTAAAACCCGAAGACCTACCCGATTACATAGCAGCCATTAAAGAGGCAGAAAAAAAGGTGGGCATAAGAATCTTTGTGGGCTTGGAAGGGAACATAAAGGCAGATGGTACTTTCCTCTTCACGGATGACAGGGTGGAGGTGCTCATTGCCGCTATACACACGGCTCTAAATCAAGAGAAAGAAAAAATACTGGATCGCTACGAGAAGACCTTTAAGGAAGCTAAACCGCACATTGTGGCGCATCCCACAGGCAGAATACTTGGCAGACGTGGTGGTTTAAATGTAACTTCCTCTGAGGTGCTGCAGCTCTGCAATAAATATGACGTGGTACCTGAACTCAACTGCACGCCCATGCGCTTGGACATCGATGATGTGGGTGTGCTCACTGCGGTAACCCAGTACCACATGCCTGTTGCCTTGGGCACTGACTCTCACGATGCAGAGGAACTAGTCAACATGGAACTTGGAGTGATTCAAGCTCAGCGCGGCTGGGCAGATCCTGATCATGTGATAAACACATGGAGTGCTGAAAAGGTGGAGGAGTGGCTGCGTAGTGGACATAAGCAATGA
- the ndk gene encoding nucleoside-diphosphate kinase, producing MAEKTLVIYKPDAVRRNIIGEITTLFQDRGLKMVGAKLGWYSREFWEEFYAEHKGKDFFERLVNYMSSGPIFITVWSGDDAVRVGRQLAGATDPLQADPGSIRGRYGLPMPMNTVHCSDSLESAEREISLFFKTTKFLNGNKTSFTLLCH from the coding sequence ATGGCGGAAAAAACATTAGTTATTTACAAACCTGATGCGGTGCGTAGAAACATAATCGGCGAGATAACCACCCTTTTCCAAGACCGCGGACTTAAAATGGTTGGTGCAAAGCTGGGCTGGTACTCAAGAGAATTCTGGGAAGAGTTTTACGCTGAGCACAAAGGTAAGGATTTCTTCGAGCGTTTGGTTAACTACATGTCCAGCGGCCCCATTTTCATAACTGTTTGGTCAGGAGATGACGCTGTCAGAGTGGGTAGGCAGCTGGCTGGTGCAACAGACCCACTACAGGCAGACCCAGGGAGCATCCGTGGACGCTACGGTCTTCCCATGCCCATGAACACAGTGCACTGCTCAGATTCTTTAGAATCTGCCGAGCGTGAAATAAGCCTGTTCTTCAAGACGACGAAATTTTTGAATGGTAATAAAACGTCTTTTACTTTGCTATGTCATTGA
- the glf gene encoding UDP-galactopyranose mutase: protein MFKYIVVGAGLSGAVVAERIASQLNEKVLVLDRKPHIAGTCFDSKDENGILVHRYGGHLFRTENEVVWSYLSQFTDWHYYQHRVLAWVDGKMVPLPFNFNSMDMVFSAELASKLKEKLLNAYGLNTKVHVTKLIQSDDEDLRFLGEYVYEKVFIHYTLKQWGRRPEEMEPEATINVPVLVGKDDRYYTARFQGVPRQGYTQMVQQMLSHKNIKLMLNTDFLELAEVKADGIYIMGKKYDGTIIYTGSLDELFGYRFGRLPFRSLDFCFETHDVEYYQGAATVHYPNNYDFTRIIEFKHIHPVDVKRTTICFEYPKEYTTENDERYYPVLTKESKATWLKYADLAREYHVIPLGRVGEFKYYNMSEAVESALRAFNDIAK from the coding sequence ATGTTCAAATACATTGTGGTGGGTGCAGGGTTGTCGGGGGCGGTGGTTGCTGAGCGCATTGCTTCACAGCTCAATGAGAAGGTTTTGGTGTTGGACCGCAAGCCACACATAGCTGGAACATGCTTTGATAGCAAAGATGAGAACGGCATATTGGTGCACAGGTATGGGGGCCATTTGTTCCGCACAGAAAACGAAGTGGTTTGGTCGTACCTTTCTCAGTTCACTGATTGGCACTACTACCAGCACAGGGTTTTAGCTTGGGTAGACGGTAAAATGGTACCGCTGCCCTTTAACTTCAACTCCATGGACATGGTGTTTTCGGCTGAACTTGCCTCCAAATTAAAAGAAAAGTTGCTAAACGCTTACGGTTTAAATACAAAGGTGCATGTGACAAAGCTTATCCAGAGCGATGACGAGGATTTACGGTTTTTAGGTGAGTACGTTTACGAAAAGGTGTTTATTCACTACACGCTGAAACAGTGGGGCAGAAGGCCTGAGGAAATGGAACCTGAAGCAACCATTAATGTGCCGGTGCTGGTAGGGAAGGATGACCGCTACTACACAGCGCGGTTTCAAGGAGTGCCAAGGCAGGGCTATACTCAGATGGTTCAGCAGATGCTGTCCCACAAGAATATAAAGCTTATGCTGAATACGGACTTTTTGGAACTTGCAGAGGTCAAGGCAGACGGTATTTACATAATGGGAAAGAAATACGACGGCACCATAATTTACACAGGCTCTCTTGATGAGCTATTTGGCTACAGGTTTGGACGGCTTCCTTTTAGAAGCTTGGACTTTTGCTTTGAAACCCATGATGTGGAGTACTACCAAGGAGCTGCCACGGTGCACTACCCCAACAACTACGATTTCACACGCATCATTGAATTCAAGCACATTCACCCTGTGGATGTAAAACGCACTACCATTTGTTTTGAGTACCCCAAGGAATACACAACCGAGAATGACGAACGCTACTACCCAGTGCTAACAAAAGAAAGCAAAGCGACTTGGCTTAAGTATGCTGATTTAGCCAGAGAATACCATGTGATTCCCTTAGGCAGAGTAGGGGAATTCAAGTACTACAACATGAGCGAAGCGGTTGAGAGTGCGCTCCGAGCGTTCAATGACATAGCAAAGTAA
- a CDS encoding UDP-glucuronic acid decarboxylase family protein, translating into MKRVLVTGGAGFIGSHLCERLLNEGNEVFCMDNLETGSIRNIETFKENPLFHFIQQDVIEPIELRVDEIFNFACPASPPRYQKDPVHTLKTSVLGALNLLELATNTGAKIMQASTSEVYGDPAISPQPETYWGNVNPIGPRSCYDEGKRCAETLFFDYGRQFGTKIKVIRIFNTYGPRMDPEDGRVVSNFIAQALKNEPLTVYGDGSQTRSFCYIDDLIEGIMSMMQTDESFSGPVNLGNPEEVTVLEVAKLVLELTCSKSEIEFRPLPQDDPKRRKPDITLARQTLGWEPTVKLKEGLITTIQYFRECLRF; encoded by the coding sequence ATGAAAAGAGTATTGGTGACTGGTGGCGCAGGATTTATAGGTAGTCATCTATGTGAACGTCTTCTAAATGAAGGTAATGAAGTTTTTTGCATGGATAACCTTGAGACTGGAAGTATACGTAACATTGAGACGTTCAAAGAAAATCCCTTGTTTCACTTTATTCAACAGGATGTTATAGAGCCAATCGAGCTCCGGGTTGACGAAATCTTCAATTTTGCTTGTCCAGCTAGCCCACCACGTTACCAAAAAGATCCGGTCCATACTTTGAAGACGTCTGTGTTGGGAGCACTAAACCTTTTAGAATTGGCTACTAACACTGGAGCCAAGATAATGCAGGCATCAACCTCGGAAGTTTATGGAGATCCCGCTATCTCGCCGCAGCCAGAAACTTACTGGGGTAATGTGAACCCGATTGGCCCTCGATCCTGTTACGACGAGGGGAAGCGATGTGCAGAGACGTTATTCTTTGACTATGGCCGACAATTCGGGACAAAGATAAAGGTGATCAGGATTTTCAATACGTATGGACCACGGATGGATCCTGAGGATGGTAGGGTTGTATCAAACTTTATTGCGCAAGCTCTGAAAAATGAACCACTCACAGTATATGGTGATGGTAGTCAGACACGCAGTTTTTGCTATATTGACGATCTTATTGAAGGTATAATGAGCATGATGCAGACTGATGAGTCGTTTTCAGGTCCTGTTAACTTGGGCAATCCTGAAGAAGTTACTGTCTTGGAGGTAGCGAAACTTGTGCTTGAGCTTACATGTAGCAAAAGCGAAATTGAGTTTAGGCCTCTTCCGCAAGATGATCCAAAACGAAGGAAGCCTGACATAACATTAGCAAGGCAAACTCTTGGCTGGGAACCAACGGTAAAACTAAAAGAAGGGCTTATCACAACAATACAGTACTTTAGAGAATGTCTGCGTTTTTAG